Proteins from a single region of Thamnophis elegans isolate rThaEle1 chromosome 17, rThaEle1.pri, whole genome shotgun sequence:
- the RCE1 gene encoding CAAX prenyl protease 2 isoform X2 — protein MGFRLEGILPATLLPLLLTVILFLGPLIQLSMDCPWDMVDGLRVAFDPRFWVLCLTDMRWLRNQVIAPFTEELVFRACMVPMLVPCTGVGLAIVTCPLFFGVAHFHHVIEQLRFRQGSRASIFLSAVFQFSYTAIFGAYTAFLFIRTGHLIGPVLCHSFCNYIGFPAVGAALEHSQCFLVVFFYLLGVVLFFLLLLPMTDPAFFGHLPICSLSRLTSPADGLTSSSWCS, from the exons ATGGGGTTCCGGCTGGAGGGCATCTTGCCAGCAACTCTGCTGCCTCTGCTGTTGACAGTG ATCCTCTTTCTCGGCCCCCTCATCCAGCTGTCTATGGACTGTCCGTGGGACATGGTAGATGGCTTAAGAGTGGCCTTTG acCCCAGGTTTTGGgtcctctgcctcactgacatGCGCTGGCTGCGCAACCAGGTCATCGCGCCCTTCAccgaagagctggtcttccgagCCTGCATGGTGCCCATGTTGGTGCCCTGCACAGGAGTTGGACTGGCCATCGTCACCTGCCCGCTCTTCTTTGGAGTCG CTCATTTCCATCATGTCATCGAGCAGCTGCGGTTTCGCCAAGGAAGCAGAGCCAGTATTTTCCTATCGGCAG TGTTCCAGTTCTCCTACACCGCCATCTTCGGAGCCTACACCGCGTTCCTCTTCATCCGAACAG GACACCTCATTGGGCCGGTTCTCTGCCACTCCTTCTGCAACTACATTGGATTCCCTGCGGTGGGCGCAGCCCTGGAGCACTCGCAGTGTTTCCTGGTGGTCTTCTTTTACCTGCTAGGCGtggtcctcttcttcctcctcctcctccccatgaCGGACCCGGCTTTCTTCGGACACCTGCCCATCTGCTCCCTCTCCAGACTGACCTCTCCCGCGGATGGCCTCACCAGCTCTTCCTGGTGCTCCTGA
- the RCE1 gene encoding CAAX prenyl protease 2 isoform X1 encodes MSAEGEEGSGGAGPGLCWASLFSCLGLACSYVGSLYVWKSHLPRDHPAVIKRRFTSVLVVSTFSPLFIWVWKEVTGIKPDASLLTLMGFRLEGILPATLLPLLLTVILFLGPLIQLSMDCPWDMVDGLRVAFDPRFWVLCLTDMRWLRNQVIAPFTEELVFRACMVPMLVPCTGVGLAIVTCPLFFGVAHFHHVIEQLRFRQGSRASIFLSAVFQFSYTAIFGAYTAFLFIRTGHLIGPVLCHSFCNYIGFPAVGAALEHSQCFLVVFFYLLGVVLFFLLLLPMTDPAFFGHLPICSLSRLTSPADGLTSSSWCS; translated from the exons ATGTCGGCGGAGGGCGAGGAAGGGTCGGGGGGCGCCGGGCCGGGGCTCTGCTGGGCCTCGCTCTTCTCCTGCCTCGGCCTGGCCTGCTCCTACGTGGGCAGCCTCTACGTCTGGAAGAGCCACCTGCCCAG GGACCACCCCGCGGTCATTAAGCGCCGCTTCACCAGCGTCCTGGTGGTCTCCACCTTCTCGCCCCTCTTCATCTGGGTCTGGAAAGAGGTGACGGGCATTAAG CCAGATGCATCCCTGCTCACCTTGATGGGGTTCCGGCTGGAGGGCATCTTGCCAGCAACTCTGCTGCCTCTGCTGTTGACAGTG ATCCTCTTTCTCGGCCCCCTCATCCAGCTGTCTATGGACTGTCCGTGGGACATGGTAGATGGCTTAAGAGTGGCCTTTG acCCCAGGTTTTGGgtcctctgcctcactgacatGCGCTGGCTGCGCAACCAGGTCATCGCGCCCTTCAccgaagagctggtcttccgagCCTGCATGGTGCCCATGTTGGTGCCCTGCACAGGAGTTGGACTGGCCATCGTCACCTGCCCGCTCTTCTTTGGAGTCG CTCATTTCCATCATGTCATCGAGCAGCTGCGGTTTCGCCAAGGAAGCAGAGCCAGTATTTTCCTATCGGCAG TGTTCCAGTTCTCCTACACCGCCATCTTCGGAGCCTACACCGCGTTCCTCTTCATCCGAACAG GACACCTCATTGGGCCGGTTCTCTGCCACTCCTTCTGCAACTACATTGGATTCCCTGCGGTGGGCGCAGCCCTGGAGCACTCGCAGTGTTTCCTGGTGGTCTTCTTTTACCTGCTAGGCGtggtcctcttcttcctcctcctcctccccatgaCGGACCCGGCTTTCTTCGGACACCTGCCCATCTGCTCCCTCTCCAGACTGACCTCTCCCGCGGATGGCCTCACCAGCTCTTCCTGGTGCTCCTGA